From the genome of Syntrophorhabdus sp.:
GGTTTATCTCCTTCACGAGCGTCTGCGCCTCCCTCATCCGGTCCATGTCCTCGGCCAGCATGACGGCCCAGGCACCGAATTCCTGGCCCAGCGTCATGGGTACGGCATCCTGGAGCTGCGTCCTGCCCATCTTGATGACCTGGGAGAACTCCTTCGATTTCTTCTCGAAGGCCGAGCGGAGATAGTCGATCGCCTCCACGAGGTCCTTGATCTTAAGGATGAGGGTCAGGCGTATGGCCGTCGGGTAGACGTCATTCGTCGACTGGCAGAGGTTGACGTGGTTGTTGGGGTGGACGATGTCGTACCTCCCCTTTTCATATCCCAGCTTCTCGAGGGCAATGTTGGCGATGACCTCGTTGGCGTTCATGTTGGTGGATGTGCCTGCCCCGCCCTGTATCATGTCGACGACGAAGTGCTCCCTGTGTTTGCCGTCGAGAACATCGTCGCAGGCCCGGCTTATCGCGTCCGCCACGTCAGGGGGCAGGAGCCCGAGCTGACCGTTGGCGAGCGCCGCGGCCTTCTTCACGTAGGCCAGGGAGCTTACGAAGGTGGGATAGCTGGACAGGGGGATGCCGGTGATCCGGAAATTCTCCGTCGCCCGCAGGGTCTGGATACCGTAGTACGCGTCGGCGGGAACGTCCCGCTCACCAAGAAGGTCATGTTCCTTTCTCATTCCAATGCTCATGCTGACGCCTCCGATAGTGTCTTGTCGTCATTCGGGGACCGCCCTTCTCCAACAGCGGCCTCGTCCTTCCTGTCGAATACCTTTTCCCATTTCGCGACGATAACGGTAGCAAGGCAGTTGCCCGTGACGTTGACCGCCGTTCGTCCCATGTCCATCACCGTAT
Proteins encoded in this window:
- a CDS encoding aspartate ammonia-lyase, with product MSIGMRKEHDLLGERDVPADAYYGIQTLRATENFRITGIPLSSYPTFVSSLAYVKKAAALANGQLGLLPPDVADAISRACDDVLDGKHREHFVVDMIQGGAGTSTNMNANEVIANIALEKLGYEKGRYDIVHPNNHVNLCQSTNDVYPTAIRLTLILKIKDLVEAIDYLRSAFEKKSKEFSQVIKMGRTQLQDAVPMTLGQEFGAWAVMLAEDMDRMREAQTLVKEINLGATAIGTGLNAHPDYAPLVAEKLRQLTGIDVLTSPDLVEATQDSGAYVQLSGVLKRFAVKISKICNDLRLLASGPRCGLNEINLPPMAPGSTIMPGKVNPIIPEVVNQVAFFVIGNDVTVSFAAEAGQLELNVMEPVMA